The following coding sequences lie in one Zingiber officinale cultivar Zhangliang chromosome 2B, Zo_v1.1, whole genome shotgun sequence genomic window:
- the LOC122046046 gene encoding 1-phosphatidylinositol-3-phosphate 5-kinase FAB1B-like isoform X2, protein MRENDVGFNSRSLHPLHMKPEAGKGSGAEKGGRGGERHHCRKCGRIFCAKCTSNSVPINLYDSESFQEEGEFIRVCNFCFKQREDVTTSRNEAEPPNPILTPSLSNASFDSTKSSGAGNSSLSTAVSFTYSGGAYQQVSSGPALSPSHSVQLENCFDKQDLLIGEGCMDSLVDKGDHSPTQFELSLNRSDDDEDDYGTCRWGSEEQTYVNSNEFYGPLEFNESGKTCGSQKAAEGNIGTHEITVLLPDNRNCQTHLSTDKVEEHCTVNNVECDTSSSIFGADATDAEPMDFESNKQLWLPPEPEDEEDEKEAVLFDEEEDDTAGEWRYMRSLNSFGSFEHRNRDRSIEEHKKAMKNVVEGHFRALVAQLLQVENLPISEEEDKKNWLDILTSLSWEAATLLKPDTSSGGGMDPGLYVKIKCLACGHRSDSMVVKGVVCKKNVANRRMLSRIEKARFLLLGGALEYQRVSNLFSSIDTLLQQEMDHLKMAIAKIDAHHPNVLLVEKSVSRFAQDYLLAKNISLVLNIKKPLLERIARCTGAEIVPSIDRLDRLSSSPKLGHCDIFHVEKFIEEHDSACQEGKKPIKTLMFFRGCPKPLGCTILLKGASGDELKKIKHVLQYGVFAAYHLALETSFLADEGASLPELPLKSPITVALPDKPSIINRSISTVPGFITSPADKSQSNNLVQTSGKSDSNLGAETGSALPLSSEYNISQTNLSLPNSNSTAVSRHDLLVDRGNQLNNMGEQRLTPFVSLSHPVPDPRYFFGHSACHSGEQNNTGFLRGNEPGCMEIHNETTLIHPSQTPNFHKSIGTLKDARGTNCDVQRDDLKTIKIQEDNVRNDDLITKEEFPPSPSDHQSILVSLSSRCVWKGTVCERSHLFRFKYYGSFDRPLGRYLRDHLFNQSYKCRTCEMPSEAHIYCYTHRQGSLTISVQKLEEFVLPGAHDGKIWMWHRCLRCPRANGLPPASPRVVMSDAAWGLSFGKFLELSFSNHAAASRVASCGHSLHRDCLRFYGYGEMVACFKYAPINVHSVYLPPSILDFNYQHQDWVQEEADKLSDIALDFFTQVQKTLHQLEEKMFDVGSHDGNIKVLEGILKKEKEEFEESIRTVSKQEETDVQPFVDILEINKLQRKLLFLSYVWDKRIKFAATACSKGLPIRNKEDLAPRVGRSFTKSDSSVSIASAESHNGSGSKDENDQCKQPSDREKLDLEHESAKVLSTSTSASDQIDSLELKVGPCKVVSDGQFPVMDELSNTLDAKWIGDNGPTLVDSSKLNPEDLDETTHVISSSKNFEESCHIDSNSTASSNTSRAGPSGDHAEDASVCIMTSISDLYASFNKDIDGALGAYHPENIHIFKELLQKGWGSLFLPLGVNDTVIPIYDDEPTSVIAYALVCADYQSQISDEAEKLRDGRESPISFTTKDYGNSYIFQSFDDIPFESFKSFGSIDDSTLSIAVSKGPLTVDPLASTKSMHVRVSFATRYSVTCYYARQFKALRRICCPSELDFIRSLSRCKKWGAQGGKSNVFFAKSLDDRFIIKQVTKTELESFIKFAPEYFKYLTESIRTGSPTCLAKILGIYQVAVKSSKGGKETKMDVLVMENLLYGRSVKWLYDLKGSSRSRYNADSSGNNKVLLDQNLIEAMPTSPIFVGNKAKRLLERAVWNDTAFLASVDVMDYSLLVGVDENKHELVLGIIDFMRQYTWDKHLETWVKASGILGGPKDASPTVISPKQYKKRFRKAMSAYFIVVPDQWSPPTIIPSQSQSDLGQDDQLAALPN, encoded by the exons CATGAAACCCGAAGCAGGGAAGGGCAGCGGAGCGGAGAAAGGTGGTCGAGGAGGAGAAAG GCACCATTGCCGGAAGTGTGGGCGCATTTTCTGTGCTAAGTGCACCTCAAATTCTGTCCCTATAAATTTGTATGACTCGGAGAGTTTCCAGGAGGAAGGGGAGTTTATTCGTGTGTGCAATTTTTGCTTCAAGCAGCGGGAGGATGTGACCACCTCAAGAAATGAAGCAGAACCACCAAACCCAATCCTTACTCCTTCCCTTTCAAATGCAAGTTTTGATAGCACAAAGTCCAGTGGTGCTGGTAACAGTAGCTTGTCAACAGCAGTTTCTTTCACATACTCAGGCGGAGCTTACCAGCAAGTGTCCTCTGGCCCTGCTCTCAGTCCCAGCCATTCTGTTCAGTTGGAAAATTGCTTTGACAAACAAGACTTACTGATAGGAGAGGGTTGCATGGATTCCTTGGTTGACAAGGGCGACCATTCACCAACTCAATTCGAACTTTCCTTAAACAG GAGTGATGATGATGAAGATGATTATGGAACATGTCGGTGGGGTTCAGAAGAACAAACATATGTTAACTCTAATGAATTCTATGGGCCGCTTGAATTCAACGAATCTGGGAAGACCTGCGGATCACAGAAAGCCGCTGAAGGAAATATTGGTACACATGAAATCACTGTTCTGTTGCCTGACAACAGAAACTGCCAAACTCATTTAAGCACTGATAAGGTAGAAGAACATTGTACAGTAAATAATGTTGAATGTGATACTTCATCTTCCATATTTGGTGCGGATGCTACTGATGCAGAACCTATGGATTTTGAGAGCAATAAACAACTTTGGCTTCCTCCAGAgcctgaagatgaagaagatgagaaAGAAGCTGTTTTatttgatgaagaagaagatgatactGCAGGAGAGTGGCGCTATATGCGTTCATTAAATAGCTTTGGAAGTTTTGAACACAGAAATAGAGACCGATCCATTGAGGAACATAAGAAAGCCATGAAAAATGTTGTTGAAGGACACTTTAGGGCTTTGGTGGCTCAACTTCttcaagttgaaaatttacctatTTCTGAAGAAGAAGACAAGAAAAACTGGCTAGATATACTAACCTCTTTGTCATGGGAAGCAGCAACACTTCTTAAACCAGACACTAGTAGTGGTGGAGGAATGGATCCTGGATTATATGTCAAGATTAAGTGCCTAGCTTGTGGGCATCGCAGTGATAG tatggTGGTGAAAGGAGTTGTGTGCAAGAAGAATGTGGCTAACCGACGCATGCTTTCAAGGATTGAGAAAGCTCGTTTTCTACTCCTTGGTGGAGCTCTTGAATATCAGCGAGTATCTAATTTGTTTTCTAGTATTGATACTCTGTTGCAGCAG GAAATGGATCACTTAAAGATGGCAATTGCAAAGATAGATGCTCACCACCCCAATGTTCTTTTGGTTGAGAAATCAGTTTCACGTTTTGCTCAAGATTATCTTCTTGCTAAAAATATTTCACTTGTTTTGAATATCAAAAAGCCGCTTCTAGAGCGTATTGCACGCTGCACTGGTGCTGAGATTGTCCCTTCAATTGATCGTCTTGATCGTCTTTCATCATCTCCTAAGCTAGGGCATTGTGACATCTTTCATGTGGAGAAATTCATTGAAGAACATGACAGTGCCTGTCAGGAGGGGAAGAAACCCATAAAAACATTGATGTTTTTTAGGGGATGCCCAAAACCCTTGGGGTGCACG ATTTTACTTAAGGGTGCCAGTGGCGATGAGCTGAAGAAAATCAAACATGTTCTTCAATATGGAGTTTTTGCAGCATATCATTTGGCATTGGAAACATCTTTTCTTGCTGATGAGGGGGCATCTCTTCCAGAACTTCCGTTGAAATCTCCCATTACTGTTGCACTTCCAGATAAACCCTCAATCATAAACCGATCTATATCCACAGTTCCTGGCTTCATAACCTCTCCAGCTGATAAGTCACAATCTAATAATCTTGTTCAAACTTCTGGTAAATCAGATTCCAATTTAGGAGCAGAAACTGGATCAGCGTTACCACTTTCTTCTGAATATAATATTTCTCAGACCAATTTGTCTCTCCCTAACTCTAACAGTACAGCTGTAAGTAGGCATGATCTTTTGGTTGACAGAGGCAACCAACTGAATAACATGGGAGAGCAACGCCTAACTCCTTTTGTTTCTTTGTCTCACCCAGTCCCAGATCCAAGATATTTCTTTGGCCATTCTGCATGTCATTCTGGAGAACAGAATAACACAGGCTTTTTAAGGGGTAATGAACCTGGATGCATGGAAATTCATAACGAAACAACTCTAATTCATCCATCCCAAACACCCAACTTTCACAAAAGCATAGGAACCTTAAAGGATGCTAGGGGGACAAACTGTGATGTGCAAAGAGATGacttaaaaactataaaaatacaagaagatAATGTAAGAAATGATGACCTGATTACAAAGGAAGAATTCCCACCATCTCCATCAGATCATCAGAGCATTCTGGTTTCTCTATCTTCACGTTGTGTTTGGAAAGGTACTGTTTGTGAACGTTCACATCTATTCCGCTTCAAATACTATGGCAGTTTTGACAGGCCTCTTGGGAGATACTTACGAGACCACCTGTTTAATCag AGTTACAAGTGTCGCACCTGTGAGATGCCATCAGAAGCTCATATATATTGTTATACTCATCGCCAAGGTAGTCTGACAATATCAGTTCAGAAGCTTGAAGAATTTGTTTTACCAGGAGCACATGACGGAAAGATATGGATGTGGCATAGGTGCCTACGTTGCCCACGAGCTAATGGACTACCTCCTGCCAGTCCAAGAGTTGTAATGTCTGATGCTGCTTGGGGTTTGTCTTTTGGTAAATTTTTGGAGCTTAGCTTTTCAAATCATGCCGCTGCAAGTAGAGTAGCTAGCTGTGGTCATTCACTACACAGGGATTGTCTACGATTTTACGG ATATGGGGAAATGGTTGCTTGCTTCAAATATGCACCGATCAATGTACACTCTGTCTATTTGCCACCTTCGATTCTGGACTTTAACTACCAACATCAAGATTGGGTGCAAGAAGAAGCAGATAAG CTGAGTGATATTGCACTTGATTTCTTCACTCAAGTGCAAAAAACACTGCACCAACTTGAAGAGAAAATGTTTGACGTTGGTTCTCATGATGGAAACATAAAAGTCCTTGAAGGGATTTTGAAGAAAGAGAAAGAAGAGTTTGAG GAATCTATTCGGACAGTATCTAAACAGGAGGAAACAGATGTGCAGCCGTTTGTTGATATTcttgaaattaacaagttgcaaaGGAAATTGCTGTTCCTGTCCTATGTATGGGATAAACGAATAAAATTTGCTGCTACTGCATGTAGTAAAGGTTTGCCGATCAGGAATAAAGAGGATCTAGCTCCTAGGGTAGGAAGGAGCTTCACAAAGTCAGACTCTTCAGTTTCTATAGCCTCTGCTGAATCCCATAATGGGAGCGGAAGTAAAGATGAAAATGATCAATGCAAGCAACCTTCAGATCGTGAGAAACTAGATTTAGAACATGAGAGCGCCAAAGTTCTCTCTACTAGCACAAGTGCAAGCGATCAGATTGATTCTCTAGAATTGAAGGTTGGTCCATGTAAGGTTGTTTCTGATGGGCAATTTCCTGTCATGGATGAGCTCTCTAACACCTTGGATGCAAAGTGGATAGGTGACAATGGCCCTACATTAGTTGATTCAAGCAAATTGAATCCAGAAGACCTAGATGAAACAACTCATGTGATTTCATCTTccaaaaattttgaagaaagctGTCACATTGATTCAAATTCAACAGCATCTTCAAATACTTCTAGAGCAGGGCCATCAGGCGACCATGCTGAAGATGCATCTGTCTGTATCATGACATCTATATCTGACCTCTATGCTTCTTTCAACAAGGATATTGATGGTGCCCTTGGTGCATATCATCCTGAAAATATACATATATTTAAGGAGTTATTGCAGAAGGGATGGGGAAGTCTGTTTCTTCCCCTCGGCGTTAATGATACTGTCATTCCAATATATGATGATGAACCAACAAGCGTCATAGCTTATGCTCTTGTTTGTGCTGATTACCAATCTCAAATATCTGATGAGGCTGAGAAGCTAAGAGATGGCAGGGAGTCTCCAATTTCTTTTACCACCAAGGATTATGGAAACTCTTACATCtttcaatcatttgatgataTTCCTTTTGAAAGTTTTAAGAGTTTCGGGTCCATTGATGACAGCACCTTGTCGATAGCGGTTAGCAAGGGCCCCCTGAccgtagatccacttgcatccaccAAATCAATGCATGTTAGGGTCTCTTTTGCAACAAGGTATAGTGTGACATGCTACTATGCAAGACAGTTTAAAGCATTAAGGAGAATTTGCTGCCCATCTGAACTAGACTTTATAAGGTCTCTTAGTCGATGCAAAAAATGGGGCGCACAAGGTGGGAAGAGCAATGTCTTTTTTGCTAAGTCTCTGGATGATAGATTCATTATAAAGCAGGTTACCAAGACTGAATtagaatcatttattaaatttgcCCCAGAGTATTTCAAGTATCTAACTGAATCCATAAGAACTGGGAGTCCAACATGTTTGGCAAAGATTCTCGGCATTTATCAG GTTGCAGTCAAAAGCTCGAAGGGTGGAAAAGAAACTAAGATGGATGTTCTTGTAATGGAGAACCTTTTATATGGAAGGAGTGTCAAGTGGTTGTATGACCTTAAAGGATCTTCCAGGTCTCGATATAATGCAGATTCAAGCGGTAACAATAAGGTGCTGCTTGATCAAAATTTGATCGAGGCAATGCCTACTTCTCCAATTTTTGTTGGAAACAAAGCAAAGAGACTTCTGGAAAGAGCAGTGTGGAATGACACTGCATTTCTTGCG TCTGTTGATGTGATGGATTACTCTTTGCTCGTGGGGGTGGATGAGAACAAGCATGAGCTGGTTCTTGGGATCATTGATTTTATGCGGCAATATACGTGGGACAAGCACCTCGAGACATGGGTGAAAGCTTCAGGGATTCTGGGAGGACCCAAAGACGCATCTCCTACTGTGATCTCACCCAAGCAGTACAAAAAAAGATTCAGAAAAGCAATGTCAGCGTACTTCATTGTGGTTCCGGATCAATGGTCACCACCCACCATTATACCAAGTCAATCACAGTCTGACCTTGGCCAAGATGATC
- the LOC122046046 gene encoding 1-phosphatidylinositol-3-phosphate 5-kinase FAB1B-like isoform X1: protein MEPFGKRFPNLLKLAKSWITSKTEPDSISRAFWMPDDSCMVCYECDSQFTIFNRRHHCRKCGRIFCAKCTSNSVPINLYDSESFQEEGEFIRVCNFCFKQREDVTTSRNEAEPPNPILTPSLSNASFDSTKSSGAGNSSLSTAVSFTYSGGAYQQVSSGPALSPSHSVQLENCFDKQDLLIGEGCMDSLVDKGDHSPTQFELSLNRSDDDEDDYGTCRWGSEEQTYVNSNEFYGPLEFNESGKTCGSQKAAEGNIGTHEITVLLPDNRNCQTHLSTDKVEEHCTVNNVECDTSSSIFGADATDAEPMDFESNKQLWLPPEPEDEEDEKEAVLFDEEEDDTAGEWRYMRSLNSFGSFEHRNRDRSIEEHKKAMKNVVEGHFRALVAQLLQVENLPISEEEDKKNWLDILTSLSWEAATLLKPDTSSGGGMDPGLYVKIKCLACGHRSDSMVVKGVVCKKNVANRRMLSRIEKARFLLLGGALEYQRVSNLFSSIDTLLQQEMDHLKMAIAKIDAHHPNVLLVEKSVSRFAQDYLLAKNISLVLNIKKPLLERIARCTGAEIVPSIDRLDRLSSSPKLGHCDIFHVEKFIEEHDSACQEGKKPIKTLMFFRGCPKPLGCTILLKGASGDELKKIKHVLQYGVFAAYHLALETSFLADEGASLPELPLKSPITVALPDKPSIINRSISTVPGFITSPADKSQSNNLVQTSGKSDSNLGAETGSALPLSSEYNISQTNLSLPNSNSTAVSRHDLLVDRGNQLNNMGEQRLTPFVSLSHPVPDPRYFFGHSACHSGEQNNTGFLRGNEPGCMEIHNETTLIHPSQTPNFHKSIGTLKDARGTNCDVQRDDLKTIKIQEDNVRNDDLITKEEFPPSPSDHQSILVSLSSRCVWKGTVCERSHLFRFKYYGSFDRPLGRYLRDHLFNQSYKCRTCEMPSEAHIYCYTHRQGSLTISVQKLEEFVLPGAHDGKIWMWHRCLRCPRANGLPPASPRVVMSDAAWGLSFGKFLELSFSNHAAASRVASCGHSLHRDCLRFYGYGEMVACFKYAPINVHSVYLPPSILDFNYQHQDWVQEEADKLSDIALDFFTQVQKTLHQLEEKMFDVGSHDGNIKVLEGILKKEKEEFEESIRTVSKQEETDVQPFVDILEINKLQRKLLFLSYVWDKRIKFAATACSKGLPIRNKEDLAPRVGRSFTKSDSSVSIASAESHNGSGSKDENDQCKQPSDREKLDLEHESAKVLSTSTSASDQIDSLELKVGPCKVVSDGQFPVMDELSNTLDAKWIGDNGPTLVDSSKLNPEDLDETTHVISSSKNFEESCHIDSNSTASSNTSRAGPSGDHAEDASVCIMTSISDLYASFNKDIDGALGAYHPENIHIFKELLQKGWGSLFLPLGVNDTVIPIYDDEPTSVIAYALVCADYQSQISDEAEKLRDGRESPISFTTKDYGNSYIFQSFDDIPFESFKSFGSIDDSTLSIAVSKGPLTVDPLASTKSMHVRVSFATRYSVTCYYARQFKALRRICCPSELDFIRSLSRCKKWGAQGGKSNVFFAKSLDDRFIIKQVTKTELESFIKFAPEYFKYLTESIRTGSPTCLAKILGIYQVAVKSSKGGKETKMDVLVMENLLYGRSVKWLYDLKGSSRSRYNADSSGNNKVLLDQNLIEAMPTSPIFVGNKAKRLLERAVWNDTAFLASVDVMDYSLLVGVDENKHELVLGIIDFMRQYTWDKHLETWVKASGILGGPKDASPTVISPKQYKKRFRKAMSAYFIVVPDQWSPPTIIPSQSQSDLGQDDQLAALPN from the exons ATGGAACCCTTTGGAAAGAGGTTCCCTAATCTGTTAAAGTTAGCGAAATCCTGGATTACTTCAAAGACCGAGCCAGATTCAATTTCAAGGGCCTTTTGGATGCCTGATGATAGTTGTATGGTATGTTATGAATGTGATTCACAGTTCACAATTTTCAATCGCAGGCACCATTGCCGGAAGTGTGGGCGCATTTTCTGTGCTAAGTGCACCTCAAATTCTGTCCCTATAAATTTGTATGACTCGGAGAGTTTCCAGGAGGAAGGGGAGTTTATTCGTGTGTGCAATTTTTGCTTCAAGCAGCGGGAGGATGTGACCACCTCAAGAAATGAAGCAGAACCACCAAACCCAATCCTTACTCCTTCCCTTTCAAATGCAAGTTTTGATAGCACAAAGTCCAGTGGTGCTGGTAACAGTAGCTTGTCAACAGCAGTTTCTTTCACATACTCAGGCGGAGCTTACCAGCAAGTGTCCTCTGGCCCTGCTCTCAGTCCCAGCCATTCTGTTCAGTTGGAAAATTGCTTTGACAAACAAGACTTACTGATAGGAGAGGGTTGCATGGATTCCTTGGTTGACAAGGGCGACCATTCACCAACTCAATTCGAACTTTCCTTAAACAG GAGTGATGATGATGAAGATGATTATGGAACATGTCGGTGGGGTTCAGAAGAACAAACATATGTTAACTCTAATGAATTCTATGGGCCGCTTGAATTCAACGAATCTGGGAAGACCTGCGGATCACAGAAAGCCGCTGAAGGAAATATTGGTACACATGAAATCACTGTTCTGTTGCCTGACAACAGAAACTGCCAAACTCATTTAAGCACTGATAAGGTAGAAGAACATTGTACAGTAAATAATGTTGAATGTGATACTTCATCTTCCATATTTGGTGCGGATGCTACTGATGCAGAACCTATGGATTTTGAGAGCAATAAACAACTTTGGCTTCCTCCAGAgcctgaagatgaagaagatgagaaAGAAGCTGTTTTatttgatgaagaagaagatgatactGCAGGAGAGTGGCGCTATATGCGTTCATTAAATAGCTTTGGAAGTTTTGAACACAGAAATAGAGACCGATCCATTGAGGAACATAAGAAAGCCATGAAAAATGTTGTTGAAGGACACTTTAGGGCTTTGGTGGCTCAACTTCttcaagttgaaaatttacctatTTCTGAAGAAGAAGACAAGAAAAACTGGCTAGATATACTAACCTCTTTGTCATGGGAAGCAGCAACACTTCTTAAACCAGACACTAGTAGTGGTGGAGGAATGGATCCTGGATTATATGTCAAGATTAAGTGCCTAGCTTGTGGGCATCGCAGTGATAG tatggTGGTGAAAGGAGTTGTGTGCAAGAAGAATGTGGCTAACCGACGCATGCTTTCAAGGATTGAGAAAGCTCGTTTTCTACTCCTTGGTGGAGCTCTTGAATATCAGCGAGTATCTAATTTGTTTTCTAGTATTGATACTCTGTTGCAGCAG GAAATGGATCACTTAAAGATGGCAATTGCAAAGATAGATGCTCACCACCCCAATGTTCTTTTGGTTGAGAAATCAGTTTCACGTTTTGCTCAAGATTATCTTCTTGCTAAAAATATTTCACTTGTTTTGAATATCAAAAAGCCGCTTCTAGAGCGTATTGCACGCTGCACTGGTGCTGAGATTGTCCCTTCAATTGATCGTCTTGATCGTCTTTCATCATCTCCTAAGCTAGGGCATTGTGACATCTTTCATGTGGAGAAATTCATTGAAGAACATGACAGTGCCTGTCAGGAGGGGAAGAAACCCATAAAAACATTGATGTTTTTTAGGGGATGCCCAAAACCCTTGGGGTGCACG ATTTTACTTAAGGGTGCCAGTGGCGATGAGCTGAAGAAAATCAAACATGTTCTTCAATATGGAGTTTTTGCAGCATATCATTTGGCATTGGAAACATCTTTTCTTGCTGATGAGGGGGCATCTCTTCCAGAACTTCCGTTGAAATCTCCCATTACTGTTGCACTTCCAGATAAACCCTCAATCATAAACCGATCTATATCCACAGTTCCTGGCTTCATAACCTCTCCAGCTGATAAGTCACAATCTAATAATCTTGTTCAAACTTCTGGTAAATCAGATTCCAATTTAGGAGCAGAAACTGGATCAGCGTTACCACTTTCTTCTGAATATAATATTTCTCAGACCAATTTGTCTCTCCCTAACTCTAACAGTACAGCTGTAAGTAGGCATGATCTTTTGGTTGACAGAGGCAACCAACTGAATAACATGGGAGAGCAACGCCTAACTCCTTTTGTTTCTTTGTCTCACCCAGTCCCAGATCCAAGATATTTCTTTGGCCATTCTGCATGTCATTCTGGAGAACAGAATAACACAGGCTTTTTAAGGGGTAATGAACCTGGATGCATGGAAATTCATAACGAAACAACTCTAATTCATCCATCCCAAACACCCAACTTTCACAAAAGCATAGGAACCTTAAAGGATGCTAGGGGGACAAACTGTGATGTGCAAAGAGATGacttaaaaactataaaaatacaagaagatAATGTAAGAAATGATGACCTGATTACAAAGGAAGAATTCCCACCATCTCCATCAGATCATCAGAGCATTCTGGTTTCTCTATCTTCACGTTGTGTTTGGAAAGGTACTGTTTGTGAACGTTCACATCTATTCCGCTTCAAATACTATGGCAGTTTTGACAGGCCTCTTGGGAGATACTTACGAGACCACCTGTTTAATCag AGTTACAAGTGTCGCACCTGTGAGATGCCATCAGAAGCTCATATATATTGTTATACTCATCGCCAAGGTAGTCTGACAATATCAGTTCAGAAGCTTGAAGAATTTGTTTTACCAGGAGCACATGACGGAAAGATATGGATGTGGCATAGGTGCCTACGTTGCCCACGAGCTAATGGACTACCTCCTGCCAGTCCAAGAGTTGTAATGTCTGATGCTGCTTGGGGTTTGTCTTTTGGTAAATTTTTGGAGCTTAGCTTTTCAAATCATGCCGCTGCAAGTAGAGTAGCTAGCTGTGGTCATTCACTACACAGGGATTGTCTACGATTTTACGG ATATGGGGAAATGGTTGCTTGCTTCAAATATGCACCGATCAATGTACACTCTGTCTATTTGCCACCTTCGATTCTGGACTTTAACTACCAACATCAAGATTGGGTGCAAGAAGAAGCAGATAAG CTGAGTGATATTGCACTTGATTTCTTCACTCAAGTGCAAAAAACACTGCACCAACTTGAAGAGAAAATGTTTGACGTTGGTTCTCATGATGGAAACATAAAAGTCCTTGAAGGGATTTTGAAGAAAGAGAAAGAAGAGTTTGAG GAATCTATTCGGACAGTATCTAAACAGGAGGAAACAGATGTGCAGCCGTTTGTTGATATTcttgaaattaacaagttgcaaaGGAAATTGCTGTTCCTGTCCTATGTATGGGATAAACGAATAAAATTTGCTGCTACTGCATGTAGTAAAGGTTTGCCGATCAGGAATAAAGAGGATCTAGCTCCTAGGGTAGGAAGGAGCTTCACAAAGTCAGACTCTTCAGTTTCTATAGCCTCTGCTGAATCCCATAATGGGAGCGGAAGTAAAGATGAAAATGATCAATGCAAGCAACCTTCAGATCGTGAGAAACTAGATTTAGAACATGAGAGCGCCAAAGTTCTCTCTACTAGCACAAGTGCAAGCGATCAGATTGATTCTCTAGAATTGAAGGTTGGTCCATGTAAGGTTGTTTCTGATGGGCAATTTCCTGTCATGGATGAGCTCTCTAACACCTTGGATGCAAAGTGGATAGGTGACAATGGCCCTACATTAGTTGATTCAAGCAAATTGAATCCAGAAGACCTAGATGAAACAACTCATGTGATTTCATCTTccaaaaattttgaagaaagctGTCACATTGATTCAAATTCAACAGCATCTTCAAATACTTCTAGAGCAGGGCCATCAGGCGACCATGCTGAAGATGCATCTGTCTGTATCATGACATCTATATCTGACCTCTATGCTTCTTTCAACAAGGATATTGATGGTGCCCTTGGTGCATATCATCCTGAAAATATACATATATTTAAGGAGTTATTGCAGAAGGGATGGGGAAGTCTGTTTCTTCCCCTCGGCGTTAATGATACTGTCATTCCAATATATGATGATGAACCAACAAGCGTCATAGCTTATGCTCTTGTTTGTGCTGATTACCAATCTCAAATATCTGATGAGGCTGAGAAGCTAAGAGATGGCAGGGAGTCTCCAATTTCTTTTACCACCAAGGATTATGGAAACTCTTACATCtttcaatcatttgatgataTTCCTTTTGAAAGTTTTAAGAGTTTCGGGTCCATTGATGACAGCACCTTGTCGATAGCGGTTAGCAAGGGCCCCCTGAccgtagatccacttgcatccaccAAATCAATGCATGTTAGGGTCTCTTTTGCAACAAGGTATAGTGTGACATGCTACTATGCAAGACAGTTTAAAGCATTAAGGAGAATTTGCTGCCCATCTGAACTAGACTTTATAAGGTCTCTTAGTCGATGCAAAAAATGGGGCGCACAAGGTGGGAAGAGCAATGTCTTTTTTGCTAAGTCTCTGGATGATAGATTCATTATAAAGCAGGTTACCAAGACTGAATtagaatcatttattaaatttgcCCCAGAGTATTTCAAGTATCTAACTGAATCCATAAGAACTGGGAGTCCAACATGTTTGGCAAAGATTCTCGGCATTTATCAG GTTGCAGTCAAAAGCTCGAAGGGTGGAAAAGAAACTAAGATGGATGTTCTTGTAATGGAGAACCTTTTATATGGAAGGAGTGTCAAGTGGTTGTATGACCTTAAAGGATCTTCCAGGTCTCGATATAATGCAGATTCAAGCGGTAACAATAAGGTGCTGCTTGATCAAAATTTGATCGAGGCAATGCCTACTTCTCCAATTTTTGTTGGAAACAAAGCAAAGAGACTTCTGGAAAGAGCAGTGTGGAATGACACTGCATTTCTTGCG TCTGTTGATGTGATGGATTACTCTTTGCTCGTGGGGGTGGATGAGAACAAGCATGAGCTGGTTCTTGGGATCATTGATTTTATGCGGCAATATACGTGGGACAAGCACCTCGAGACATGGGTGAAAGCTTCAGGGATTCTGGGAGGACCCAAAGACGCATCTCCTACTGTGATCTCACCCAAGCAGTACAAAAAAAGATTCAGAAAAGCAATGTCAGCGTACTTCATTGTGGTTCCGGATCAATGGTCACCACCCACCATTATACCAAGTCAATCACAGTCTGACCTTGGCCAAGATGATC